The following are from one region of the Populus trichocarpa isolate Nisqually-1 chromosome 8, P.trichocarpa_v4.1, whole genome shotgun sequence genome:
- the LOC7473212 gene encoding uncharacterized protein LOC7473212, giving the protein MVGPSLDTTKLHLKAPSSAPATIKFLCSYGGKIIPRFPDGKLRYQGGETRVIGVDRSISFAELLLKLGELCGTSVSLRCQLPKEDLDALVSITSDEDLANLIEEYDRAGAATPTASLKIRAFLSLPKKIYSSSSKSSSSSSSSSSPSSPSNSYGGATIASTSTTPRCYYHQMSKPVAFSSKKKTPPPPQYQYGYHAHGNPGHIYLVHNGNHWQ; this is encoded by the exons ATGGTCGGACCTTCACTTGACACCACCAAGCTTCACCTCAAAGCCCCCTCCTCTGCCCCTGCCACCATCAAGTTCCTCTGCAGTTATGGTGGCAAGATCATCCCCCGTTTTCCCGATGGTAAACTCCGTTATCAAGGTGGCGAGACCCGTGTCATCGGCGTCGACCGTTCCATCTCCTTTGCTG AGTTATTGTTGAAGCTTGGAGAGTTGTGTGGCACATCAGTGAGTCTCCGTTGTCAGTTGCCAAAAGAAGATCTAGACGCTCTGGTATCGATCACCTCGGATGAGGATCTAGCAAATCTCATCGAGGAATACGATCGAGCAGGAGCAGCAACCCCGACTGCATCTTTAAAGATCAGGGCCTTCCTTTCGCTCccgaaaaaaatatattcttcctCTTCCAAATCAtcctcatcctcctcctcctcctcctccccctcctcACCCTCTAATAGCTATGGTGGTGCCACCATTGCTTCAACTTCTACCACTCCAAGGTGCTACTATCATCAGATGTCGAAGCCAGTAGCGTTTTCTTCAAAGAAGAAGACTCCTCCGCCTCCTCAGTATCAATATGGTTACCATGCTCATGGGAATCCTGGCCATATCTACCTTGTTCACAACGGGAATCATTGGCAATAA